Proteins from a genomic interval of Bombus affinis isolate iyBomAffi1 chromosome 18, iyBomAffi1.2, whole genome shotgun sequence:
- the LOC126926632 gene encoding uncharacterized protein LOC126926632, producing the protein MLEQIRLKKNARMVRATGLTFPPGRSEEKEGKREEISPIEGKGDTKRKRPMIVEASYAEARAGNSSAKATSGCTDSDGKEDWISVRGRRKRRTDIPTMDRKANAERTAVDKPKRPEGPKRVRNRSEAILVKVGHDKEWVQVYKELMGARETLKGSSGIRRTRTGDILIEPKAGSNAKKTAADMNTALGGKVRALPMRDKTSVKIRDIDPLVSKEELARELENQLSINDITEVEVKTLRMAPWGTQSAIVTMPKAYLAKEGASRKIRTGLTIASIKALPHVVKCFDATGSGISQTNARR; encoded by the coding sequence atgctGGAACAGATAAGGCTCAAGAAGAATGCTAGGATGGTCAGAGCCACCGGGCTGACCTTCCCTCCGGGGAGGagcgaggagaaggaaggaaaaagggagGAGATATCGCCCATCGAAGGGAAAGGAGACACCAAAAGAAAGAGACCAATGatcgtggaggcctcctacgccgAAGCccgtgccggcaacagctcggcaaaggCGACTTCGGGTTGCACGGACAGCGATGGAAAGGAAGACTGGATCTCTGTCcgcggaagaagaaaaagaagaacggACATCCCGACGATGGACAGGAAGGCGAACGCAGAAAGGACGGCagtggacaagccaaagaggccggagggaccgaagagggtaCGTAACAGGTCCGAAGCCATCCTTGTCAAAGTAGGACACGACAAGGAGTGggtccaggtctacaaagagttgatgggggcaagggagaccctaaaagggAGCAGCGGAATTAGAAGGACTAGAACAggagacattctgatcgagccgaaagcaggtagcaacgccaaaaagaccgcggcggatatgaacacggccctaggaggcaaggtgagagcgctaccaatgcgcgacaagacctccgtgaagatcagggatatagacccgctcgtaagcaaggaagaactagccagggagctAGAAAACCAACTAAGCATAAACGATATCACAGAGGTTGAAGTGAAAACCCTAAGAATGGCACCGTGGGGTACTCAATCGGCAATAGTAACGATGCCGAaggcctatctggccaaagagggggcgagccggaagatcagaaccggcttgacgatagcctcgataaaggcactaccccatgtggtaaagtgcttcgATGCCACAGGTTCGGGCATATCGcaaacaaatgcacggcgataa